TGTTTCTTTTAGGGAAAGGGCACTGGTAGAGAATATCAAAGAAAGGAATAAATCTTCATCTCTCCCACCTCATTACCATTTCTTCCTGGTTAGGGTCTTAAAGTTCCCTGGTTAGGCaacaaggaagggaaggggagagaagaccTATTGGGGGCAAGGCAGGATTCAAGAGGCCAAGATTTGGGGAGCCCTTATTTTAGGGTCTCCCACAATGATGAGAATGTGTCCTATGAGACTGGAACTGTATAGTAAGGGGTATCAGTTTTTAGGTCCCTAAGTTTTGGGGAATCTCACCAGAGTCATGTTGAGAGTACGTCCCATCACAGCATGGAAAAGATCATGGGCTGCAGGACCAGAGACAGCGAAGAAATCACAGATGAAGAGATACTCACGACAGGAATTGTCTAGGAGGGCGTAGTGCTGGCTCCGGAAGAGTGCTTCAAAGGGATACTAGGATCAAGAAAGACATTGAGTGAAATGGAAGAGGtgtgggaggcagggagagaggacTAGGAGAACTGGTAGCTCTGACACCAATCTCCCCAAAGGCTGGCACAGTCTTTTCTACTTCACCCAGGGTTAGCCTTGAGAAAACAGCATTAtctatttggggaaaagaaaccCACCATTCCTAAGGCTCATCACCTTCCTCCAATCACAATGCTGTTATAGAAAAACACTTCAATGGACTTAAAGGAAACGTAAATAAGGAATGTCAAAGATGTCTACAACACTGACATCTCCCCTATCCCAATTCTTTGTCATCTAGGAGAGACCCTTATACCTCCTTCATCCCCTCTGCCCCAGGTTCTATCATTCCTGTTATCTCTGCTCCTCCCATTCTCTGCATATCTCTAAAGTAGAAGCCCCTCTCTCCACATATCCCAAATCCCTGCCCTGTTACCCCTCATACCCTCTGCTCTCCACGCTGAGCTGTATGGGGCACCAGGATGGGAGCCTCAAGCTCAGTAGGAGAGATAACAGAGCCACGGGTCCCCAAGGTGAAAATTGTGTTTCTACTTCGGAGAGATGGCTTTGAGAAAAATCGTGATTAGGAAGGAGTAGTCAGGGAAAACAACGGAGCTTGAGCACATTGGGACCCATAGTGCTACAGATTCCAGATGTCTAGACACAGAATTTGTCTAGGAACCCAGGTTCTCCTTTCACCCAAGACCTCAGTGTCTAGCTACCCTCCCCCTAGGAAATAGTGtcaacccccctccctttttcagCATGTCTCTGCCAGGACCCCTTAGCCCTCAGGATATCTTTCTTCGCTGTGTCTTCCACACCCATCAGATCATCTTTCTCAGCCACCTCCTCGTACTGGGgggaaaatatggagaaaaaaactAATAACTATCTCTATGCctatttttcctcccctccccaaaaccaaaccaaacaaaacactATGTCTACTATGTTTATACCCACCTCCCCTGGTTCAGCTAAGATGTATCTTAGCTGGGTCCTCCTTCTCCTACCCCACCTCATCTcgtttgcccccccccccccccccttaactCACTTCAGTTTTACCTGAACCTTCATGAGTCTCCCCAGGTAGGAGCGAGAGTAGGACAGATAAACCTTGCCCAGTGTCTCCACGTACTCATCCCTGATCTCTCGTGCTGTTGCTCGCTCATTTCCCAGCAAAAACTGATAGAAAAACCTGCAGTTTCCACGGGAACAATTCCATGGGAAGGCTCAGAAAGAGTACACCCCCCACCTTCTATCCTGGTTCTCCCAAACCCCAATATCCCTCCCCAAGCCCTGACCCCAAAGTGTGACCTGTATTTGAGCAAGGCAGTCTGTGGGATCTGATAGTTGGTCATCGGTTTTCTAAATGAATAAATCTTCTGCAGGACGAACTCTCGGATCTTAGCCACAGCCTGATGGGAAAGGGCCACATACTGTCAGGAAAGGACCCACATCCCCTCTCACAGCTAAGGGTAGGGTCACGGGAATGGGCGTTAGTGGGAAGGGAATAATAGTGACATTAATAAAGGAAACTTCTCAGAGTTTCTGAAGATTTCAGATAGAATTTCCTAGAGAGTGGAGGGTAGAGGGCATTATCTATTTGGGGACTGGGGACATCTTAGGAGGGAATATTCTGGAAATCTCAAGGGCCACTGGGGGCACTACTATCCTCATCCCCACCTTGACCCTAAGCCGATCCAGCACACCCCTGACATCTGCACAAGCTGCTGTCCCACGAGCTTCCTGCTCTCTGACAGCAGCTGCCTTGGCATCGAGTTCTTGCAGCTGTTCCAGGAATCGAGGATCTGTCACCGGTGCCTCCAGGATTGCCCTAGGTATGGGCAAAGGAGATGGCAAATTGTTGTgtggtaaaaaagaaacaagcatcCCCAGAAATCCTCCACAAGAACAATTATCCCTTCATCAAGACTCCTCTCCATCCCCTGTGCTATGAGGACAGTAAGGACTTACATGACTTTAATAACATCTCTGGTAACATCGCTCAAAAAATATCTGACCCCTGACCTCAAGTGATTTGACCAGAGGAAATGCTCATCAACGTTACCAAACTCCTCAGTTTTACTTACTAACCTTTGCCCTGCCCCAAGTTTACCTGACTCCAAGACACTTGATAAGAAAAGGAAGCACTCATTTGCCTAAAACATGTACAACTGGCTCTAATCTGTGACCACAGTGATTCATAATACCAGGTGACTTACGTGACCAGGGCAGAAGGTACAACCAAACCATCCACAAGCTCCCCAAGTCTCCCACGCACAGCCTGACGGTTCCGGAGCCGAACATTCATGGCTCCAGATTGCTCCTGTAGTGTCCGGATCTCAGAGCTAATGGAGCTGAGGTCACTCTGGAAAGCACCCAGCATCTGTTCCATGCGCTAAATGGGAAGGAAATAGAAGGGAGTAAGTGACATTTTATGGAGGGTAACAGAATCATTATAGGAGTTGGAGCAAAGACATTTGGGAAGAGGGTGAAGTATGCCTGCAGAAATGTCAATAAACACCCTAGTACAGGAGGGTAGATCGCCCAGAGGACATGGATTATGAAGATCATAGAAGGGCAGGAAGGCTAAATGCAGTCTCATTCAACTCTAGCATGTGGTCCTATGTGAGACATGAAGGATGGCAGGTCTTGGGATAGTGCTTCTCAATCCCAGGACTACTCTTCCTCTTTACTTCAGCTACATGTGAGGATGGTTGCACCCCTGATCTCACACTCATGTTATACTTCATGACTGAGGACTGAAGCTGCTCCCTAAAGTCACCAGTGATCTATtacttgccaaatctaatggcatCTTCTCAGTCTTTATCCTATTTGCCTCTCTATCACAATTGCTATTACTTGACATGACCACCCTGTCCTTCtaaacattctctcccttcttggtTTTTGTGACTCCCTCTTTTCACTCTCCACCTACCTACTTGACTTCTTCTTTACTAGATCATCATTCATGTCATTTCTTTTGTCTGTATACCCCAAGGatttgtcctgggccctcttctctcccagGTCTGTCTATTAATAACCAAATGCACTCCCATGAGTTCAGTTACCATCTCTATATATTCATCCCTGTCTGGCCTCTCTCCTGAGCACCAGTCCTTCATCACAAACTGTCTACTAGACATATCTAATTGAATATCCTTCAGGCATATGGAACTCAACATatgcaaaacagaactcatcttttcctccaAGCTCACCGCTCTTTCAAACTTTACTTTTATGATCAAAGGTACCTCCCAGTCACCATCATTTCATTGAGCATGACTGCTCATTCTCCCTCACCCTACATATTTAATTGGTTTCCAGATCTTCCAGTTTCTATCTCCCTAGTATCTCTCAGATCAAGCCCTTTCCCCTACTACAGCCGTCACattagttcaagccctcatctcCTCTTGTCTATACTATTGCCACTGCCTCCTATTTAGTCTCCCTGACTCAACTCAGCTCTCTTCCCCAATACAAACCATTTTCTATATAGCCCCCAAAGtaactttcctaaagcacaatgAGTGAAAAAGGACTTCCTAAGCACTTATACATGCAAAGCAATggagataaaaaaatagaaaagcaagacaatccTTACTCCATGTATTCTAATAGAAAGATATAACATATGTAAGAGATTCCAGCTGCAAGTTAGATGAAAAAACCCATAGTCCTTAGGGTATAGGAACAAGGCAACTGGTAAACCACCTAgtaaatttctatttatttatttatatttacatatttttgtatgtaagtatatttatacaaaatataaaaaataaaatgtagaataaaaacttcaaaaataaataataaaatgtatgataaatgtattttttaagctatatttgtttatttaatagGCTCCAATGGCTCcatccctattacctccaagaacAAATGTAAACTTCTCTATctagcatttaaaactctttgcaacctggtcccttcttacctttccagccttagtATATAATACTCCCCTCCACGAATTCCAGGTTCCAAGCATACTAGTCTGATTGCTAGTCTTCACACAAGACATCCGATCTCCCAACTGTGTGTCGTCTcttcctccatacctggaatgcctaCCCTCCTcacttctggtttccttcaaaactcagttcaagtgctactttctacatgaagccttttctgatccctccagTTACTAGTGCAAACCTCCCTAAAGTAACTTATGTTCTGTATGTAAATGCTGTATCTATCCCTGTCCTCTCACtaagtgtaagctccttgaaggcagggactaatccatgtttgtctttgtattaaAGAGTTTAGCAGAGTTCTTAGCATATTATAGGCACTAAATCCTGGTTCATTCGTTGTGTCATGGACCTTAGAAATGGTTATCAGTGTTTCTCTGCCAATTGAGATTGCATAGAATATTGGGAATCACATGAAAAATTGGTTTACTAACCTCAAGGACAGCATCACAGGCTGTGATCTGGTTATGTAGTGATGCAATGTTCTCACTTTCTTGGATATCTGAGCCATGGGCAGTTAAGAGAATTCACAGAAAGGACAGAGACCCCCAAATCTTTGAAGAACCCTCACATGCCAACCACCCACCTTCTCATGTGTCACATCTGGGATGAGAGGAGACAATTCTGGCCATACCTTCCACCTCACCCCTCAAGTCAGTGACAGAAACTCCCATCTTTTTCCCATGAGGATACAATCTCGGATAGATTTCTGTTCTATCTGCTGTAGCTCCAGTTCCACCTGCTTTGAATAATGACGGAGATCCACACCCTGGGAGAACCAGAAATAAGACAATTTTAGTGGAAAGAAATCACTGAGCTTAATGCTCTGCAGGGTGTAGGCAGGGATTACGATGAGAGAAAAATATCAGGGGATTTCGGTATGGAAGTCTTTGGGAAACATTACTGAGTGTGAAATGGAAAAACAGAGGACAAGGGACAGAGGATGTTGTAGGGAGTCTCACCGTTTTAAGAGCCTCCTTTACCAAATCATCTTCTAGATTTGCCTGAATGTGAACTAGACCCAGAGAGAAGTCATGAGGATCCAGGCATACAGTTCTTTCCCTCCCAGGAGCCCTCCCTGCAAGAACTCAGGCATCTGCCCCGCCGCAACTTCCAGCCCGTCCTCACTTTGGAAACTCAAAATCCAGGGTCGGTCCCGGTCCGCCCGCCCCGGTTCCTAGCATCTAATCATCCCTCACCATCCACTTCATCCAGGATGAACTCCTCAGACGTGATATCCAGCTCTCCCAGCTGCAGTGGCTCCTGGAGCCCGGGGCCGCTCCCCTGGAGACAGAGCAGTTAGTAGACGAGCTGGGGATGGAACGACGTGGGGGATGGGGGACATCTCCCCCACCAAAGCCCACCCTTTGTGGAAAAAATGCCTGTATGCGAGGCTGACGGGTACGACAGCACACGCTTCCCATActgaggcggcggcggcggccccgCGCTCGGACCTGGGGCTCCGGGAGGTGAGTGACAGCCCGGGCTCCTCACCTCCCGGGCTCCGCGCAGCCGCACAAGccccgccccacccccaccccgcacTCCCAGCCTCGCGGGGGGAGCGCAGACGCGGGCCCCTCACCAGGGCATTCTCGTCCTCGTCCATGTCCGAGGCGCCGGCCGGCTGCATCAGCTCCGGGGCTGCCATTCCTGCCGCCGCTGCCCCGCCCCCTCGGCCACTTCCGTCAGGTGGCTGTCGGAACAGGTCGGTCTACGCCGCGGGTGGGGTACACGCAAGAGAGGCGCAGGAATGACGCCGTGGCCCAAAGGCGTGCGCGTGAAAATCATCCCGCCAATCCCCGAGCTCGTTTGCCGGAGTCCTCTCTACTGGAGACCGGCGTGCGCACACTGCCTGCTCGGGACCGTGTCTTCGGCGAGCCTTCGTTTCCAGAACGGACGGGACTTAAAGGAGCACAACGGAAACAACGCCATAAGAATTAGCCTTCGGAACGCCCCCGCCCGGAAGTGACGTCCATGCAAACGAGTCAGATCAGGAAGTGCCTGGCCTTTTCGaagccttcccttctctctttcgcccttccccctcctccccgccTTCGCGGGCCACTATATAAGGCGAATACGTAACTTCCGTTTCCTCTTCCAGAGAAGGCTCTCACGCCGCCGTTGCAGCCATGGTAAGACTGGCTCCCCACCCGGGTCTAGGGATCCGGCGACATCGGGGTCGGGGGTTTGCGGACCGAACCGGGGACCCTCCGAGGGCGACCCGGCCCAGAGGGCTGCGGTTTGCCGGCGAGATTGCTGGGCAGGCCCGCGCGGTTGGGTCAGGGCGCAGGGTCTCCGGCGTGGAACCGGCTCCTGGGTGCTTGGATAGGAGGGACGGAGAATGGCGCTGGGGGAGGCGGGTGTCGCCCGGGCTCCCCTAGCTCTCGGCGGGGCTGGCCCCCTGGCGAAGGCCGGGAGTCTCGCCGCCTTTACCGTGGCTTTTCGCCTTCCTGGGGAGCTTCCAGCGTCATGCCCAGGCATGAGCGTCCCCCTGGGTTCCCTGCGCCTGAGGGTGGGCGACCTGCCCCCGTGTGTGTGTTTAAGGGGCAGAGGGAAGGGTCTGCCACTGTAACTGAACGGGTGACTCGGGGCGCGGGGCGCACCGGGACTGACTGGTGTTCACCGCGTTGTTCCTCCCTGCTGTCTCGATCCCTAGTCTCTTGTAATCCCCGAGAAGTTCCAGCACATTTTGAGAGTGCTCAACACCAACATTGACGGACGGCGGAAAATAGCTTTTGCCATCACAGCCATCAAGGTAAGGGCCAGAGTCACGGACGTGTGGATCGGGAAGGTCGGGCGAGAAAGGGACTGTTGAGAGACATTGAAGAAGAATCTTCTCCAAGGTTGGGGCAAAAGGAGCAGCCTTCCCCATAAACGATAAGGGTGCTACTTGATGAAGTAAGACGTAAGAAACGCAAAAGTGGTTGTTGTACACCGAGTGGTACGTATCGGTGTAAACACTCGTTCTTTTAGGAGTTGGACTTGTGCTTCACCCCTCCTTACTTGCCCTCTTAAAGTCTGTGAATCTGTGTACTTGTAGCATGTGGTACTAGCGCGGTGCTAGGCACGGCAGACTGGTATGGTGTGAGAAGTGCTGGGTTCAGGTGCCCTTATGCTGTGGACAGGTTAGGAAAGTTGTCTTAAGTCTAGGTTTCcgcatctgtacaatgaaggggtTGATGAGTGATATTTGAAGTCGTTTCCAACTCTAACAGTATAGTCTGTGTCAGTTCCAGCCTTCACTAAAGCTTGAGACGCAGTTGGGAAGACAAATAGGAGACGTTTGCTTAGAAAAGTGCAAGAGTGTATAAGTAGCCTAAACTACTGATTATTTTAACCATCtagcttggatttttttcttcggGCATTTCGTCATGTGGCCTATTTTACTAGGCTTTTCCCTTCAGGGCTACAGTGATCTTTCTCCTGAAATTCCAAGTATAATTTTTTGTATACACGCTTGTTGAACGTAATTAGTAAGTGATAAGTGTTCCAG
The DNA window shown above is from Notamacropus eugenii isolate mMacEug1 chromosome 2, mMacEug1.pri_v2, whole genome shotgun sequence and carries:
- the VPS52 gene encoding vacuolar protein sorting-associated protein 52 homolog isoform X2; protein product: MPWGAAPGSRSHCSWESWISRLRSSSWMKWMGVDLRHYSKQVELELQQIEQKSIRDYIQESENIASLHNQITACDAVLERMEQMLGAFQSDLSSISSEIRTLQEQSGAMNVRLRNRQAVRGRLGELVDGLVVPSALVTAILEAPVTDPRFLEQLQELDAKAAAVREQEARGTAACADVRGVLDRLRVKAVAKIREFVLQKIYSFRKPMTNYQIPQTALLKYRFFYQFLLGNERATAREIRDEYVETLGKVYLSYSRSYLGRLMKVQYEEVAEKDDLMGVEDTAKKGFFSKPSLRSRNTIFTLGTRGSVISPTELEAPILVPHTAQRGEQRYPFEALFRSQHYALLDNSCREYLFICDFFAVSGPAAHDLFHAVMGRTLNMTLKHLESYLTDCYDAIAVFLCIHIVLRFRNIAAKRDVPALDRYWEQVLALLWPRFELILEMNVQSVRSTDPQRLGGLDTRPHYITRRYAEFSSALVSINQTIPNERTMQLLGQLQVEVENFVLRVAAEFSSRKEQLVFLINNYDMMLGVLMVTDFPQNLQKYLTYKSISLPPFPLLHLKNYSSPREGLPSNERTSFFCSSDTLNPCPSQNLPPLSLSFLQERAADDSKEVESFQQLLNARTQEFIEELLSPPFGGLVAFVKEAEGLIERGQAEQLRGEEARVTQLIRGFGSSWKSSVESLSQDVMRSFTNFRNGTSIIQGALTQLIQLYHRFHRVLSQPQLRALPARAELINIHHLMVELKKHKPNF
- the VPS52 gene encoding vacuolar protein sorting-associated protein 52 homolog isoform X1; translated protein: MAAPELMQPAGASDMDEDENALGSGPGLQEPLQLGELDITSEEFILDEVDVHIQANLEDDLVKEALKTGVDLRHYSKQVELELQQIEQKSIRDYIQESENIASLHNQITACDAVLERMEQMLGAFQSDLSSISSEIRTLQEQSGAMNVRLRNRQAVRGRLGELVDGLVVPSALVTAILEAPVTDPRFLEQLQELDAKAAAVREQEARGTAACADVRGVLDRLRVKAVAKIREFVLQKIYSFRKPMTNYQIPQTALLKYRFFYQFLLGNERATAREIRDEYVETLGKVYLSYSRSYLGRLMKVQYEEVAEKDDLMGVEDTAKKGFFSKPSLRSRNTIFTLGTRGSVISPTELEAPILVPHTAQRGEQRYPFEALFRSQHYALLDNSCREYLFICDFFAVSGPAAHDLFHAVMGRTLNMTLKHLESYLTDCYDAIAVFLCIHIVLRFRNIAAKRDVPALDRYWEQVLALLWPRFELILEMNVQSVRSTDPQRLGGLDTRPHYITRRYAEFSSALVSINQTIPNERTMQLLGQLQVEVENFVLRVAAEFSSRKEQLVFLINNYDMMLGVLMVTDFPQNLQKYLTYKSISLPPFPLLHLKNYSSPREGLPSNERTSFFCSSDTLNPCPSQNLPPLSLSFLQERAADDSKEVESFQQLLNARTQEFIEELLSPPFGGLVAFVKEAEGLIERGQAEQLRGEEARVTQLIRGFGSSWKSSVESLSQDVMRSFTNFRNGTSIIQGALTQLIQLYHRFHRVLSQPQLRALPARAELINIHHLMVELKKHKPNF
- the VPS52 gene encoding vacuolar protein sorting-associated protein 52 homolog isoform X3; this encodes MAAPELMQPAGASDMDEDENALGSGPGLQEPLQLGELDITSEEFILDEVDVHIQANLEDDLVKEALKTGVDLRHYSKQVELELQQIEQKSIRDYIQESENIASLHNQITACDAVLERMEQMLGAFQSDLSSISSEIRTLQEQSGAMNVRLRNRQAVRGRLGELVDGLVVPSALVTAILEAPVTDPRFLEQLQELDAKAAAVREQEARGTAACADVRGVLDRLRVKAVAKIREFVLQKIYSFRKPMTNYQIPQTALLKYRFFYQFLLGNERATAREIRDEYVETLGKVYLSYSRSYLGRLMKVQYEEVAEKDDLMGVEDTAKKGFFSKPSLRSRNTIFTLGTRGSVISPTELEAPILVPHTAQRGEQRYPFEALFRSQHYALLDNSCREYLFICDFFAVSGPAAHDLFHAVMGRTLNMTLKHLESYLTDCYDAIAVFLCIHIVLRFRNIAAKRDVPALDRYWEQVLALLWPRFELILEMNVQSVRSTDPQRLGGLDTRPHYITRRYAEFSSALVSINQTIPNERTMQLLGQLQVEVENFVLRVAAEFSSRKEQLVFLINNYDMMLGVLMERAADDSKEVESFQQLLNARTQEFIEELLSPPFGGLVAFVKEAEGLIERGQAEQLRGEEARVTQLIRGFGSSWKSSVESLSQDVMRSFTNFRNGTSIIQGALTQLIQLYHRFHRVLSQPQLRALPARAELINIHHLMVELKKHKPNF
- the VPS52 gene encoding vacuolar protein sorting-associated protein 52 homolog isoform X4 — protein: MPWGAAPGSRSHCSWESWISRLRSSSWMKWMGVDLRHYSKQVELELQQIEQKSIRDYIQESENIASLHNQITACDAVLERMEQMLGAFQSDLSSISSEIRTLQEQSGAMNVRLRNRQAVRGRLGELVDGLVVPSALVTAILEAPVTDPRFLEQLQELDAKAAAVREQEARGTAACADVRGVLDRLRVKAVAKIREFVLQKIYSFRKPMTNYQIPQTALLKYRFFYQFLLGNERATAREIRDEYVETLGKVYLSYSRSYLGRLMKVQYEEVAEKDDLMGVEDTAKKGFFSKPSLRSRNTIFTLGTRGSVISPTELEAPILVPHTAQRGEQRYPFEALFRSQHYALLDNSCREYLFICDFFAVSGPAAHDLFHAVMGRTLNMTLKHLESYLTDCYDAIAVFLCIHIVLRFRNIAAKRDVPALDRYWEQVLALLWPRFELILEMNVQSVRSTDPQRLGGLDTRPHYITRRYAEFSSALVSINQTIPNERTMQLLGQLQVEVENFVLRVAAEFSSRKEQLVFLINNYDMMLGVLMERAADDSKEVESFQQLLNARTQEFIEELLSPPFGGLVAFVKEAEGLIERGQAEQLRGEEARVTQLIRGFGSSWKSSVESLSQDVMRSFTNFRNGTSIIQGALTQLIQLYHRFHRVLSQPQLRALPARAELINIHHLMVELKKHKPNF